Proteins encoded by one window of Musa acuminata AAA Group cultivar baxijiao chromosome BXJ2-9, Cavendish_Baxijiao_AAA, whole genome shotgun sequence:
- the LOC135622601 gene encoding putative receptor-like protein kinase At3g46340: protein MTISRDLSYNNFTGPVPDILAELPFLEVLNLSSNQLIGSIPSAFLVKSQNGLTAQHLARVHHQNLVSMIGCCNDKDCLLLVYEYMSQGTLHDHLQGRTHNAGALSRGQRLQIAVDATQGPEYICIRGANHH from the exons ATGACAATTTCCAGGGACCTGTCATACAACAACTTCACAGGGCCAGTACCTGACATTTTAGCAGAGCTTCCTTTCCTCGAAGTCCT AAATTTGTCAAGCAACCAGTTAATTGGGTCAATTCCTTCTGCTTTCCTTGTAAAATCACAAAATGGACTTACA GCTCAGCACTTAGCAAGGGTTCATCACCAGAATTTGGTTTCTATGATTGGTTGCTGCAATGACAAAGACTGTCTGTTACTTGTTTATGAATATATGTCTCAAGGGACCCTACATGATCATCTGCAAG GCAGAACACATAATGCTGGAGCTTTGAGTCGGGGGCAGCGACTCCAGATTGCAGTCGATGCTACACAAG GACCAGAGTATATTTGCATAAGGGGTGCCAACCACCATTAA
- the LOC135622598 gene encoding RGG repeats nuclear RNA binding protein A-like has protein sequence MATANPFDLLGDDDNDDPSQLIAAHQQKMAAKKPDAPASAAASPAAAKLPAKPVPPAQAVREAREARNNAAPARGGTGRGGFGRGGLGRGRGGRSGGLAPNRDFGNDNANGFSGGYGGGGEDVEADKLQEKERPPRQPFGGGRRGGFRGRGGYGNDESGGDSERSPRRLYERRSGTGRGYEMKRDGAGRGNWGTVADETLAQEKDEVLNFDDKMLVTEKQQEQEKTPATEESKENKEGTTNEAEEKEEDKEMTLEEYEKIREEKRKALLAMKAEERKVEIDKELQSMQQLSTKKENDPIFVKLGSDKDFGKKKENADRDERSKKSLSINEFLKPAEGGRYYSPGGRGRGRGRGDRGPLRGSYGGGGSSFAAAAAPSIEDPGQFPTLGGK, from the exons ATGGCCACCGCGAACCCCTTCGATCTCCTCGGAGACGACGACAATGATGACCCGTCGCAACTCATCGCCGCTCACCAGCAGAAGATGGCGGCCAAGAAGCCTGATGCGCCAGCCTCCGCCGCCGCTTCCCCGGCAGCGGCGAAGCTCCCCGCTAAACCAGTTCCGCCTGCTCAAGCCG TGAGGGAGGCGAGAGAAGCGAGGAACAATGCTGCACCAGCACGTGGCGGGACTGGGCGAGGTGGGTTTGGACGTGGCGGGCTTGGACGCGGAAGAGGTGGTCGAAGTGGAGGCCTTGCCCCTAATCGTGACTTCGGGAATGATAATGCCAACGGTTTCTCCGGGGGATATGGGGGTGGAGGCGAAGACGTTGAAGCTGATAAACTTCAAGAGAAGGAACGACCGCCACGCCAGCCATTCGGTGGCGGCCGACGTGGTGGATTTCGGGGTCGTGGTGGCTATGGGAATGACGAATCTGGAGGTGACTCTGAACGCTCACCGCGTAGGTTGTATGAGCGGCGGAGTGGCACTGGCCGTGGTTATGAGATGAAACGCGATGGAGCAGGTCGTGGTAACTGGGGAACCGTAGCTGATGAAACTCTTGCACA GGAAAAGGATGAGGTGCTAAACTTTGATGATAAAATGCTTGTTACTGAGAAACAGCAAGAACAGGAGAAGACACCAGCAACCGAGGAGAGCAAGGAAAACAAGGAGGGTACAACCAATGAGgcagaagaaaaggaagaggatAAG GAGATGACTTTGGAAGAGTATGAGAAAATAAGGGAGGAGAAACGGAAAGCCTTGCTTGCAATGAAGGCTGAGGAGAGGAAAGTTGAAATTGACAAGGAGTTGCAGTCTATGCAGCAACtctcaacaaaaaaagaaaacgacCCTATCTTTGTTAAGTTG GGTTCTGACAAGGACTttgggaaaaagaaagaaaatgctgaTCGTGATGAACGCAGCAAAAAA TCTTTAAGCATCAATGAGTTCTTGAAGCCAGCCGAAGGAGGAAGGTACTACAGTCCAGGTGGCCGCGGACGTGGTAGGGGGAGAGGTGATCGTGGACCACTCAGAGGTTCGTATGGCGGTGGGGGTTCCAGCTTCGCAGCAGCTGCTGCTCCATCAATCGAAGATCCTGGACAGTTTCCCACGCTTGGTGGGAAGTAG
- the LOC135622597 gene encoding inactive protein kinase SELMODRAFT_444075-like: MSANQQHHKLGKTANGFDATEKVVVAVKASKEIPRTALVWALTHVVQPGDCIMLLVVVSPHSPGRKLWGFPRFAGDCASSHRKSHSGTALEQKSDISNSCSQMMLQLHDVYDSDKISVKIKIVTGSPCGVVAAESTRVQANWVVLDKQLKHEQKHCIDELQCNIVVMKHCQPKVLRLNLVGSHEEEPQLPSKLDKTKTDNDIKGSQNFSRGPVVTPTSSPELETSYTTTEAGTFSVSSSDLGNSPIFSTVKKQEHTSVKEIRNLDVSTSDSDSESLSHTRTEFQPWMAEVFGNGCPSSKEIQELSHALDTKARISTTKALLDKFSKLDNKSEIGSLSYRSDLNFIGNVREVISLSRNAPPGPPPLCSICQHKAPVFGKPPRWFSYSELELATGGFSQANFLAEGGFGSVHRGVLPDGQAIAVKQHKLASSQGDQEFCSEVEVLSCAQHRNVVMLIGFCVEDRRRLLVYEYICNGSLDTHLYGRNREPLEWSARQKIAVGAARGLRYLHEECRVGCIVHRDMRPNNILITHDFEPLVGDFGLARWQPDGDLGVETRVIGTFGYLAPEYAQSGQITEKADVYSFGVVLLELVTGRKAVDINRQKGQQCLTEWARPLLEEDAIVELVDPCLGNCYSEHEVSCMLQAASLCIRRDPHSRPRMSQVLRILDGDVVMDSGYTSTPAYANGNRSGWMWPDRQQQQLSIPVKQASQVSAGSKSYEALRTAWEREREGILRRC; the protein is encoded by the exons ATGAGTGCCAACCAGCAGCATCACAAGCTGGGGAAGACTGCTAATGGCTTTGATGCTACTGAGAAGGTTGTTGTTGCAGTCAAGGCCTCAAAAGAAATCCCAAGAACAGCACTTGTATGGGCTTTAACGCATGTTGTTCAGCCTGGTGATTGCATAATGCTCTTGGTTGTGGTTTCACCCCACAGTCCTG GTAGAAAACTATGGGGGTTCCCAAGATTTGCTGGGGACTGTGCTAGTAGTCACAGGAAGTCCCATTCTGGCACTGCTTTGGAGCAGAAGTCTGACATAAGTAATTCTTGTTCTCAGATGATGCTGCAACTTCATGATGTTTATGATTCAGATAAG ATAAGTGTCAAGATAAAGATCGTCACTGGGTCACCTTGTGGTGTGGTGGCTGCAGAATCCACACGAGTTCAGGCAAACTGGGTCGTACTAGAcaa ACAGCTGAAGCATGAGCAGAAGCATTGCATTGACGAACTGCAATGCAATATAGTTGTTATGAAGCATTGTCAACCTAAAGTTCTTCGCTTAAATCTAGTAGGATCTCATGAGGAAGAGCCCCAGTTGCCTTCTAAGTTAGATAAGACAAAGACTGATAATGACATCAAAGGTTCTCAGAATTTCAGTAGAGGACCAGTTGTAACACCAACTAGTAGTCCTGAATTAGAGACATCATATACCACTACTGAAGCTGGGACCTTCTCGGTGTCAAGCTCAGATCTTGGAAATTCTCCCATTTTTTCCACTGTTAAGAAACAGGAGCATACAAGTGTGAAGGAAATCAGGAATTTAGATGTATCTACCTCTGATTCTGACAGTGAGAGTCTGAGTCATACGAGAACAGAATTTCAGCCCTGGATGGCAGAGGTTTTTGGTAATGGCTGCCCATCTTCAAAGGAGATTCAGGAATTATCACATGCACTTGATACCAAAGCTCGTATTTCTACAACAAAAGCCTTGTTGGATAAGTTTTCTAAGCTGGATAACAAATCTGAAATTGGTTCTTTAAGTTACAGATCAGATTTAAACTTCATTGGGAATGTCAGAGAAGTAATTTCTCTATCTAGAAATGCACCTCCAGGACCACCTCCTCTATGTTCAATATGTCAGCACAAGGCACCTGTGTTCGGAAAGCCTCCTAGGTGGTTCAGCTACTCAGAGCTAGAACTTGCTACAGGTGGGTTTTCTCAAGCAAACTTCTTGGCTGAGGGTGGGTTTGGATCTGTGCATAGAGGTGTCCTGCCAGATGGTCAAGCAATTGCAGTCAAGCAACATAAACTTGCTAGTTCCCAGGGTGATCAAGAATTCTGCTCGGAGGTGGAAGTTCTAAGCTGTGCACAACATCGCAATGTTGTGATGTTGATTGGATTCTGTGTTGAAGACAGGAGAAGGTTGCTGGTTTATGAATATATTTGCAATGGCTCATTGGATACTCATCTTTATG GCCGTAATCGGGAACCTCTGGAATGGTCTGCTAGACAAAAGATTGCTGTAGGAGCTGCTCGGGGGTTGAGATATCTTCATGAGGAGTGCAGAGTTGGTTGCATAGTCCATCGGGACATGAGACCGAATAACATTCTTATAACCCATGATTTTGAACCGTTG GTTGGTGATTTTGGCCTAGCGAGATGGCAGCCTGATGGTGACCTTGGCGTGGAAACAAGAGTCATAGGCACCTTTGG ATATCTTGCTCCAGAATATGCCCAAAGTGGGCAAATTACGGAAAAAGCTGATGTGTATTCCTTCGGGGTGGTACTACTGGAGCTTGTTACTGGACGTAAAGCTGTTGATATTAATCGACAAAAGGGCCAGCAGTGCCTGACTGAATGG GCTCGGCCTTTGCTTGAAGAAGATGCAATCGTTGAGCTCGTAGACCCATGCTTGGGGAACTGCTACTCTGAACACGAGGTCTCCTGCATGTTGCAAGCTGCGTCATTGTGCATTAGGCGTGATCCTCACTCAAGACCTCGAATGTCTCAG GTTCTTAGAATATTGGACGGAGATGTGGTCATGGATTCAGGCTATACTTCCACGCCTGCATATGCCAACGGAAACCGGAGTGGATGGATGTGGCCTGACCGGCAGCAGCAACAACTTAGCATTCCAGTCAAACAGGCTTCACAGGTTTCGGCTGGCAGCAAATCCTACGAGGCTTTACGGACAGCCTGGGAAAGAGAGAGGGAGGGTATCTTGCGAAGATGTTAA
- the LOC135622600 gene encoding transcription factor MYBS3-like: MERKCCEGVESELNSRNSISPRRMVGGGLRLFGVQFEMAASPMKKCYSTDCLTCPAAASSSPSPSSSSSLVSIDETAEKTSNGYLSDGLVVRTQERKKGVAWTEEEHKLFLAGLERLGRGDWRGISRNFVTTRTPTQVASHAQKYFLRQNGLNKKKRRSSLFDVVSSHEIAAQIGHSPKLEEHSPVLSLGTTCRRIPETAVFDLNTSEQESETHISSCLSLMHNCSISTVSQSYSLVEVHHEQPCHVDLDLSISTSRPNHNLETSISGLVFEII, translated from the exons ATGGAAAGGAAATGCTGTGAAGGTGTGGAGAGTGAGCTTAACTCGAGGAATTCAATCAGCCCGAGAAGGATGGTGGGAGGTGGACTGAGACTCTTCGGTGTGCAGTTTGAGATGGCGGCTTCCCCCATGAAGAAGTGTTACAGCACCGACTGCCTCACCTGTCCTGCCGCTGCTTCATCTTCCCCTTCCCCGTCGTCATCTTCTTCTCTTGTTTCTATTGATGAAACCGCCGAGAAGACCTCTAATGGCTATCTCTCTGATGGCCTGGTTGTCAGAACTCAAGAACGCAAGAAAG GAGTTGCTTGGACGGAGGAAGAGCACAAACTATTCCTAGCAGGGCTTGAGAGACTCggaaggggagattggcgaggcaTCTCTCGCAACTTTGTGACCACAAGAACACCAACTCAAGTGGCCAGTCATGCCCAGAAATATTTCCTGCGACAGAACGGCCTCAACAAGAAGAAGCGTCGTTCCAGTCTCTTCGATGTG GTCTCGAGTCATGAGATTGCAGCTCAAATCGGTCACTCTCCGAAGCTAGAAGAGCATTCCCCTGTTCTGTCACTTGGCACAACATGCCGCAGAATCCCTGAGACCGCTGTTTTCGATCTCAACACTTCGGAACAAGAATCAGAAACCCACATTTCTTCATGCCTCAGTCTGATGCATAATTGCTCCATCAGCACGGTATCACAGTCGTATTCCTTGGTGGAAGTGCATCACGAGCAACCATGTCATGTGGATTTAGACCTCAGCATATCCACATCAAGGCCAAATCACAATCTTGAGACCTCAATCAGCGGTCTGGTATTCGAGATCATCTGA